The Tenebrio molitor chromosome 5, icTenMoli1.1, whole genome shotgun sequence genome has a segment encoding these proteins:
- the LOC138131903 gene encoding uncharacterized protein — protein sequence MTPLRQTLLTQNLEESANSTFNMELCNVFLAANIPWHKLQNPAFQNFLTKYCGRKIPDESTLRKNYLPKCYKDTIDRIRNELDPFNIWVSVDETTDALGRYVANCLVGKLSEDEPGKSYLLASKQLERTNHETIARFVNQSLEILWSTRVVAEKFLLFVTDGAPYMIKSGRHLKVFYPKIVHVTCLAHALNLVAEKIRYQYEDVDNLISNVKKIFVKAPLRVEMYKEKLKEMPLPPQPILTRWGTWLQAAMFYSEHFDSIKEVVMSFDGSSAVAIQKAQSIMKKPGIKNQLIYVRSNFKIICESITQLEKNGLPLTDSIKIVENVFTSLKKSPGPVAAVALKKLEDVTEKNPGYKFLLELARIFRGEDVPEHDTKMEEIYYKFAPITSCEVERSFSKYKSILADNRQCFKVENLEQYLVCNVNT from the exons atgacaccgcttcggcaaacgttgctgacacagaacttggaggaatcggcaaatagtacattcaatatggaactttgtaacgtctttttagctgccaatataccatggcacaaactacaaaatcctgcgtttcagaattttctgacaaaatattgtggtagaaaaattccggatgagtctactttacggaaaaattatttaccaaaatgctacaaagat actattgaccgcattcggaatgagctggatccttttaacatatgggtttcagttgacgaaacaacagatgcacttgggcgatatgtggcgaattgtctggttgggaaactttcagaagatgaacctggaaaatcttatcttttggcgtctaaacaattagaaagaacaaatcatgagacaatagctagattcgtaaatcaatctttag aaatcttgtggagtaccagagttgttgctgaaaagtttcttttgtttgtaacggatggagcaccatatatgataaaatctggtagacaccttaaggtgttttatccaaaaattgtgcatgtcacatgcttagcgcatgctttaaatctagtggctgaaaaaattcgctatcaatatgaagatgtggataatttaatttcgaacgtgaaaaaaattttcgttaaggcacctttgagagttgaaatgtacaaagaaaaactaaaagaaatgccactgcctccacagccaattttaacacgatggggaacatggcttcaggctgctatgttttacagcgaacactttgattccattaaagaa gttgtcatgtcctttgatggaagttctgctgttgctattcaaaaagcacagtctataatgaagaaacccggaataaaaaaccaattaatttatgttcgcagtaattttaaaataatctgcgaaagtattactcaattggaaaaaaatgggttacctttaaccgattcaatcaaaattgttgaaaacgtatttacctccctaaaaaaatctccaggccctgtagcagcagtagcattaaaaaaacttgaagatgttactgaaaaaaatcctggatacaaatttcttctagaattggcaagaatttttagaggtgaagatgtgccggaacatgacaccaaaatggaagaaatttattacaaatttgcgcccattacctcttgcgaggtagaaagaagtttttcaaaatataagtccattttggcggataaccgacaatgttttaaagtagaaaatttagagcaatatcttgtatgcaatgtaaatacgtaa
- the LOC138131902 gene encoding cytochrome P450 4V2-like — protein MSILTNITLWIGFFCFVFWWLNRTNRNKKFYKSLPGPPTIPLVGNALDFKSTKDVLTNLCNYTKNYGPILKAQIGPFRKFILVSDYKFLETILSSTKLVKKSDDYNFFHPWLGTGLLTSDGHKWKKHRRVLTPAFHFQILEQFLEVFESCGNKIVKIFENEVGKESFDIYPYVTLCTLDIICESIMGININAQDNSDSDYVRSVKNMCRIVIERSMSPLQMYDFLFPLTKNYYTQKKSLKILHKQTNEVIYARIKELENQKQSIMNGHDSKKKKPFLDLLLQTQIDGKPLTHEEIREEVDTFMFEGHDTTASAISFTLYCLANYPDVQQKAFQEQQIIFQDKETDTATYADLQSMKYLEKVIKESLRLYPSVPVYGRETNEEVQFDDNTYLPKGDTILIFAFGIHRDPKHFEEPETFNPERFENADGKFPYAYIPFSAGPRNCIGQKFAMLEMKSTISKILRKYELQPAFPHHEMELVAETILKSTNGIKISLKFR, from the exons ATGAGCATCTTAACGAATATAACTTTGTGGATagggtttttttgttttgttttttggtgGCTAAATCGAacaaatagaaacaaaaaattttacaaaagttTGCCAGGTCCACCCACGATTCCTCTTGTTGGAAATGCATTAGACTTTAAATCTACCAAAG aTGTGTTAACAAACTTGTGTAATTACACTAAAAATTATGGACCAATACTAAAGGCGCAAATTGGACCGTTTCGTAAGTTTATACTTGTGTCAGATTACAAGTTTTTGGAAACTATTTTAAGCAGTACTAAATTGGTTAAAAAATCTGATGATTACAACTTTTTCCATCCATGGTTAGGCACCGGTTTATTAACAAGCGATg GTCACAAGTGGAAAAAACACAGACGTGTTCTAACTCCCGCTttccattttcaaattttagaacaaTTTTTGGAAGTTTTTGAATCTTGTGgaaataaaattgtgaaaatatttgaaaacgaGGTGGGAAAAGAAAGTTTTGATATTTATCCATATGTTACCTTATGTACGTTGGACATCATTTGCG aaAGTATAATGGGAATTAATATTAACGCTCAGGATAATTCTGATTCAGATTATGTgcgaagtgtcaaaaatatgtGTAGGATAGTTATCGAAAGGTCAATGTCACCATTGCAAATGTACGATTTTCTGTTTCCgttgacaaaaaattattacactcAAAAAAAGTCGTTGAAAATTTTACACAAACAAACCAATGAGGTAATTTACGCCAGGATAAAAGAGTTGGAAAATCAGAAACAGTCAATTATGAATGGCCATGactcaaaaaagaaaaaacccTTCTTAGATTTACTTCTGCAGACTCAAATTGACGGCAAACCACTTACCCACGAGGAAATAAGAGAAGAAGTAGACACTTTCATGTTTGAG GGCCACGATACCACAGCTTCTGCTATAAGTTTTACCCTCTACTGCTTAGCCAATTATCCTGATGTACAG caAAAAGCCTTTCAAGAACAACAAATCATATTTCAAGACAAGGAAACAGACACCGCAACTTACGCTGATTTGCAAAGCAtgaaatatttagaaaaggTCATTAAAGAAAGCTTGAGGCTTTATCCATCAGTACCGGTTTATGGAAGAGAAACAAATGAGGAAGTACAATTTG ATGACAACACATATTTGCCTAAGGGAGATACAATATTGATATTTGCTTTTGGTATACACAGAGATCCAAAGCATTTTGAAGAGCCTGAAACGTTCAATCCGGAAAGATTTGAAAATGCTGATGGTAAATTTCCTTATGCTTATATACCCTTCAGCGCTGGACCACGGAATTGCatag GTCAAAAATTTGCTATGTTGGAAATGAAAAGTACCAtctcgaaaattttgagaaaatatgAGTTACAGCCTGCTTTTCCACACCACGAAATGGAACTTGTTGCTgaaactattttaaaatcgaccaatggaattaaaataagttTGAAATTTAGATAA